GAGCTTGGTCCAAAGATTTTCAGTAGACTGTGGATATCATAGTCAAAATCCAAGACATGATGAAGACTGCTCTGAGTCAACAGAAAAGCTACACTGACAAAAGAAGAAGGGACCCTGAATTTGCCGCAAGAGATCACATCTTCATAAAGataacacctatgaagggtgttatgagatttgagaagaAACACAAGTTAAATCCGAAATTCataggaccattcgagatcctcGTGAAAGTGGGAACACTAGCTTACCGTGTAGCATCGTCGCCGAATCTGGCATGTGTACACAATGTGGTTCACGTTTCTATGCTAAAGAAGTACATGGggaatccttcacatgtactaagtTTTGAACCGTTAAAACTATCACCAAAACTTTCATCCGAGGAGAAGCCTATTCTGATTTTAGATCGACAGGAGAGGAGACTACGGAACAAAGTTATCAAgttggtcaaggtcaagtggctgaaccaTTCCGACGAGAAAGCTGCTTGGGAGACCGAAGCCAACATGAGCAGTCACTACACAGAGCTGTTTCGTAAGCcataattttgaggacgaaatttatttaaaggtGAGAGGAACTATAGTGCCCAAAAACTAGAACGCGCAAACCCCATGcatgataaaattattttatttatttatttagttaaaAATTTAAGCAATCACTACCAGAAAAGTGGgtttccgcagcgtgcaataTGCGCCGCGGAAAgatatccgcagcgtgcattGCACGCTGTAAAGTTGAAAGCCATCTTAAGTTTGACACTATTGGCGGCGTGCGATTACGCTGCGGTTTAGTCTAATAACGGCGTGCAGAGTATGCTATTGATAGTTAAACTATTGGCAGCGTGCATATGTACGCTGTTAATACAACTTTCTGCAGCGTGCACAATTATGCCGTTAATAgtcataaaacaaaaaatattagcgacggtttcgaCAAAACCGTCACAAACGGGCGACGGggccaaaccgtcgctaatttagcgacggtcttaaaatttagcgacggtgttaTAATTTCGCGACAGttccaaaaccgtcgctaaattttgcgtaaatttaaaaaaaaatttgcttttataatttaatacatttttataaaaatacaatacaactataataataatactcatgatcttaactaacaattaaaaaatactcatgatcttaattaacaattaaaaaattaaccaaaaattgaaacaaaaacagGTATTTAAATCgaaattcaaatcatgtaactagagaaaaattttaagtgttgtgaaaaaAATGAACGGAGATCGGGA
This sequence is a window from Primulina tabacum isolate GXHZ01 chromosome 17, ASM2559414v2, whole genome shotgun sequence. Protein-coding genes within it:
- the LOC142530577 gene encoding uncharacterized protein LOC142530577, giving the protein MMKTALSQQKSYTDKRRRDPEFAARDHIFIKITPMKGVMRFEKKHKLNPKFIGPFEILVKVGTLAYRVASSPNLACVHNVVHVSMLKKYMGNPSHVLSFEPLKLSPKLSSEEKPILILDRQERRLRNKVIKLVKVKWLNHSDEKAAWETEANMSSHYTELFRKP